One segment of Panicum virgatum strain AP13 chromosome 3K, P.virgatum_v5, whole genome shotgun sequence DNA contains the following:
- the LOC120698517 gene encoding protein ROS1C-like isoform X3, giving the protein MSAGRGDLNIPGNRPLFLNAGLPNLGCQNLAHTAAAGYSSPIVLPDLLSTFSTSVLSSPMSSATEQHGSPSVQPSWNVPAGCTQVPISIVVFHSRLTGRGLRPQSPPSRSSMPAPALPDASEGGASIQLAGSNFLSLGRAPNIVAGHMMMNPAQLATPDKYNSEHLWANGLYDEASKTENGTEASQPEPSAAAIFCDNHYDLEPAVPANTLETRVQHPHRSIAVLAERTDDDDMHTYQPMQKRPKTQINQSEQTPLPTPAVPKERTLNQIEMQIAGAEKTEIFRNEETPSQKIKTRRKKHRPKVIRENKLTKVQKSDSTPDGKSPNQKVKRRYVRKKRSLSSLEKCSDPASDQSISRGTGIAARRSASVRRSLQFEPEEQGVLGGGSSTANLHHQNYEKPVHARSSFCSESEVQIEHGLQVDMENSPGGLAFGMSLRLNKLIDEYIHLPEVTPKPAQEVSNASSGSLSTELARGQENVGRTCKPDDTSKSSLCNAERVVKTVMEGNKMNLELNYSDVDGFLSSARSMHEQSSRLSEVENHNDGESPLTGTQDSIILRTASEMLAFCQAGGIKKKRSARVRRNSFYSMMDLENNTSQASTRPQQPCMEPCMDDALCESSYIKFMTKKRSIKAILHYSSSIHPNDELKNRLSAGSIIYGVSNGSTKVSEETFPNSSPQTLDNERINFDTHCDVPEGSSANTSTGQYVDYLQGVASKLKHLDLNTEQVHITEMHLSRSTPAVISFGGTDGLSNALVPYGGGVMVPYERPLQLVKKQRPRAKVELDFETARVWNLLMGNTSEPDGTDVEKERWWQQEREIFQGRANSFIARMRLVQGDRRFSPWKGSVVDSVVGVFLTQNVADHLSSSAYMSLAATFPSRSVNSNWKDDVTTQNNEQTIRTSELGEKSVFDPFSDGAKPDRGVGCEDLSVTYEKIYMEPKDNTRASEWSEGETYSFGYKSANGSVCNHQGTGIEHKEVELTEPIELIQQTQIQKETSSSQSVSLETIQSRLSLASGIPRNFVGGSSSYQQLLRNFDRGRSLRGNDATTSEIECQRLRMAAINDYGFAKLGIPSSSAMPFIMTVDAQQPNLRNEPNLSSASSNSPSDSASPKIKNGTSSVFMPFDSYGAECSGNRTAGTTLNSAKTSTELPGEMTVETTRREDEYTLKSGFTSYNGVPDTAAQASRPKKTRTTSKKNTENFDWDKLRRQACSEDHMKKRSCERRDSVDWEAVRCADVQRISHAIRERGMNNILAERIQNFLNRLVRDHGSIDLEWLRDIPPDSAKDYLLSIRGLGLKSVECVRLLTLHHLAFPVDINVGRICVRLGWVPIQPLPESLQLHLLELYPVLETIQKYLWPRLCKLDQQTLYELHYQMITFGKVFCTKSKPNCNACPMRSECKHFASAFASARLALPAPQEKSLVESTNQFAFQNSSMYTMNSTNLPRLEGSIHARDFLPKNSEPIIEEPASPREEESPEAMENDIEDVYEDGEIPTIKLNMEAFAHNLENCIKESNKELQSDDIAKALVAISTEAASIPVPKLKNVHRLRTEHYVYELPDSHPLVQQLRLERREPDDPTPYLLAIWTPDEINEISKVPKPCCDPQMEGRLCNNEMCHSCTDEQENQYRYVRGTILVPCRTAMRGSFPLNGTYFQVNEVFADHSSSHNPIYVERAQLWNLQRRMVFFGTSVSSIFKGLTTEEIQQCFWRECRSCDDQYSKPWCVCVRARAQSPFTVSQ; this is encoded by the exons ATGTCGGCGGGGAGGGGCGATCTAAACATTCCTGGCAATAGACCTCTGTTCCTGAATGCTGGCCTACCCAACTTAGGCTGCCAAAATCTTGCTCATACAGCCGCAGCAGGCTACAGCAGCCCAATCGTCTTGCCGGACTTACTCTCCACATTCTCCACGTCTGTCCTGTCAAGTCCAATGAGCAGCGCAACTGAACAGCACGGCAGCCCCTCTGTCCAGCCATCCTGGAATGTGCCTGCGGGGTGCACGCAGGTGCCTATTAGTATCGTAGTGTTCCATAGTCGGCTGACAGGAAGGGGTTTGAGGCCGCAGTCGCCACCATCTCGTAGTTCTATGCCAGCCCCTGCTTTGCCTGATGCTTCAGAGG GTGGAGCTTCTATTCAGCTTGCTGGGAGTAATTTCTTATCACTTGGAAGAGCACCAAATATTGTTGCAGGTCATATGATGATGAATCCTGCACAACTAGCCACTCCAGATAAATACAATTCTGAGCATCTTTGGGCAAATGGTCTATATGATGAAGCATCCAAGACTGAAAATGGAACAGAAGCTAGCCAACCGGAACCATCAGCAGCAGCAATTTTCTGTGATAACCATTATGATTTGGAACCAGCAGTTCCTGCAAACACCTTGGAAACACGAGTCCAGCATCCTCACAGATCAATTGCCGTTCTTGCAGAAAGaactgatgatgatgacatgCATACTTACCAGCCTATGCAAAAAAGGCCCAAGACACAAATCAATCAGAGTGAACAAACACCATTGCCAACACCAGCTGTACCCAAGGAGAGAACACTAAATCAAATTGAGATGCAGATTGCAGGTGCTGAGAAAACTGAAATCTTCAGGAATGAGGAAACCCCATCACAAAAAATCAAGACTCGGAGGAAAAAACACAGACCAAAGGTAATCAGAGAGAATAAGTTAACCAAAGTGCAAAAATCTGATTCAACACCAGATGGAAAATCTCCGAATCAGAAAGTTAAGAGAAGGTATGTCCGGAAGAAAAGAAGTCTCAGCTCTCTCGAGAAGTGTTCAGATCCTGCGAGTGATCAATCAATCTCTAGAGGAACAGGAATTGCAGCTAGAAGATCTGCATCAGTTCGAAGAAGCCTGCAATTTGAACCTGAAGAACAAGGAGTGCTGGGAGGCGGTTCATCAACGGCCAACTTGCACCACCAGAACTATGAGAAACCCGTCCATGCTCGAAGTTCATTCTGCTCAGAATCAGAAGTGCAGATTGAACATGGTCTACAAGTAGATATGGAAAATTCACCGGGAGGATTAGCTTTTGGCATGAGTCTCAGACTGAACAAATTGATAGACGAGTACATACATTTGCCAGAGGTCACACCAAAACCTGCACAAGAAGTTTCAAACGCAAGTTCTGGATCTTTAAGTACGGAACTAGCAAGGGGACAAGAAAATGTTGGAAGAACTTGCAAACCTGATGATACAAGCAAGTCCAGTTTGTGTAATGCAGAAAGGGTGGTAAAGACAGTAATGGAAGGAAACAAAATGAACCTGGAATTGAACTATTCTGATGTAGATGGTTTTCTTTCCTCAGCTAGGTCTATGCATGAACAGTCGAGTAGGTTATCAGAAGTGGAGAACCATAACGATGGTGAATCGCCCCTAACTGGCACACAGGATTCTATTATTTTGAGAACTGCCTCTGAGATGCTAGCATTTTGCCAAGCTGGTGGGATAAAAAAGAAGCGATCGGCCCGAGTCCGCAGAAATTCCTTCTATTCTATGATGGATCTCGAGAATAATACTTCACAAGCATCAACAAGACCGCAACAGCCATGCATGGAGCCATGCATGGATGATGCTCTGTGTGAAAGTTCGTACATTAAGTTTATGACCAAAAAACGGTCAATAAAAGCAATACTGCACTATTCCAGTTCCATTCATCCAAATGATGAGCTAAAAAATAGGCTTTCAGCTGGAAGTATTATTTATGGTGTATCTAATGGATCCACCAAAGTATCAGAAGAGACATTTCCAAACTCATCACCTCAGACCCTGGACAATGAAAGAATCAACTTTGATACTCATTGTGATGTACCAGAAGGGAGCTCAGCAAATACATCAACAGGACAATATGTGGATTACCTTCAAGGAGTTGCCTCAAAGCTGAAACATCTTGATTTGAACACTGAACAGGTGCACATAACTGAGATGCATTTATCTCGGAGCACACCTGCTGTCATTTCTTTTGGAGGAACAGATGGTCTATCAAATGCTCTTGTCCCATATGGTGGTGGGGTGATGGTTCCATATGAGAGGCCCTTGCAGTTGGTCAAAAAGCAGCGGCCTCGGGCTAAGGTTGAGTTGGATTTTGAGACAGCAAGAGTTTGGAATCTTTTGATGGGGAACACAAGTGAGCCTGATGGAACTGATGTTGAGAAGGAGAGATGGTGGCAGCAAGAAAGAGAAATTTTTCAAGGCCGTGCTAATTCGTTTATAGCACGCATGCGACTTGTTCAAG GGGACAGGCGCTTTTCCCCTTGGAAAGGATCTGTAGTTGACTCTGTAGTTGGAGTATTCCTCACTCAGAATGTAGCTGATCATCTTTCAAG CTCTGCCTATATGTCCCTTGCTGCAACTTTTCCATCAAGGTCAGTCAACAGCAACTGGAAGGATGATGTTACCACCCAAAACAATGAACAAACCATCAGGACGAGTGAACTAGGAGAAAAAAGCGTATTTGACCCTTTCTCCGATGGTGCCAAACCTGATAGAGGAGTGGGTTGTGAGGATCTATCAGTGACCTATGAGAAAATATATATGGAGCCAAAGGACAATACTAGGGCTAGTGAATGGAGTGAAGGTGAAACTTATTCCTTTGGTTACAAATCAGCAAATGGAAGTGTTTGCAATCACCAAGGGACAGGAATAGAACATAAAGAGGTAGAATTAACCGAGCCTATAGAACTCATCCAGCAGACGCAGATCCAGAAGGAAACCTCATCCTCTCAAAGTGTTTCTTTGGAAACTATTCAATCAAGATTATCTTTGGCTTCTGGGATACCTAGAAATTTTGTTGGTGGTAGTTCCTCCTATCAGCAGCTCTTAAGAAATTTTGACCGTGGAAGATCATTAAGAGGAAACGATGCCACAACCAGTGAGATTGAATGCCAGAGACTCCGAATGGCAGCAATAAACGATTATGGATTTGCTAAACTTGGGATTCCTTCTAGTTCTGCTATGCCATTTATCATGACTGTTGATGCTCAACAACCAAATTTGAGAAATGAGCCAAATTTGTCTTCAGCATCTTCCAACAGTCCTTCAGATTCTGCATCACCAAAAATTAAAAATGGTACGAGTTCTGTTTTCATGCCTTTTGATTCCTATGGTGCAGAGTGTAGTGGTAATAGGACAGCTGGCACCACTCTGAACTCCGCAAAAACAAGCACAGAGCTTCCAG GTGAAATGACAGTGGAAACAACAAGAAGAGAAGATGAATATACATTGAAATCTGGATTTACTTCCTATAATGGAGTACCAGATACAGCAGCACAAGCATCAAGGCCAAAGAAAACAAGAACCACAAGTAAAAAGAATACAGAGAATTTTGACTGGGATAAATTACGAAGGCAGGCTTGTAGTGAAGACCACATGAAAAAAAGAAGTTGTGAAAGACGAGACTCTGTAGATTGGGAAGCAGTAAGGTGTGCAGATGTGCAAAGAATATCCCACGCCATTCGGGAAAGGGGAATGAATAATATTTTAGCAGAGCGAATACAG AATTTTCTGAATCGTTTGGTTAGAGACCATGGGAGCATTGATCTTGAGTGGCTCAGGGATATCCCCCCAGACTCTGCAAA GGATTACCTGCTAAGTATACGTGGACTGGGGCTTAAAAGTGTTGAATGCGTTCGTCTTCTCACACTGCATCATCTTGCCTTCCCT GTTGACATCAATGTTGGTCGCATATGTGTAAGATTGGGGTGGGTGCCCATTCAACCCCTTCCTGAGTCTCTACAGTTACATCTCTTGGAGCT ATATCCTGTGTTGGAAACTATACAAAAATATCTTTGGCCCCGCCTTTGCAAACTCGATCAACAAACATT GTATGAGCTACATTACCAGATGATTACCTTTGGGAAG GTCTTTTGTACCAAAAGCAAGCCAAATTGCAATGCATGCCCAATGAGGAGTGAGTGCAAGCATTTTGCAAGTGCCTTTGCGAG TGCAAGGCTTGCACTTCCTGCTCCTCAGGAGAAAAGCTTAGTGGAGTCAACAAATCAATTTGCTTTCCAGAATAGCAGCATGTACACTATGAATTCGACTAATCTGCCTCGCCTTGAGGGGAGTATCCATGCAAGGGACTTTCTTCCTAAGAACTCAGAGCCAATAATCGAGGAGCCTGCAAGTCCAAGAGAGGAAGAATCCCCAGAAGCAATGGAAAATGATATTGAAGATGTTTATGAAGATGGTGAAATTCCAACAATAAAGCTTAACATGGAAGCTTTTGCACATAACTTAGAAAATTGCATTAAAGAAAGCAATAAGGAACTCCAGTCTGATGATATTGCAAAAGCATTGGTTGCTATCAGCACTGAAGCAGCTTCAATTCCTGTACCTAAACTAAAGAATGTGCACAGGCTCCGAACAGAACACTATGT ATACGAACTTCCAGATTCACATCCACTTGTACAACAG CTAAGACTTGAACGGCGGGAGCCTGATGATCCTACCCCATACTTATTGGCCATATGGACACCAG ACGAAATAAATGAAATAAGCAAGGTACCAAAACCATGCTGCGACCCGCAAATGGAAGGCAGATTATGCAATAATGAGATGTGCCACAGTTGTACTGATGAGCAAGAGAATCAATACCGATATGTGAGAGGCACAATTTTG GTTCCTTGTCGAACAGCTATGAGGGGTAGTTTCCCACTGAATGGCACTTACTTTCAAGTCAACGAG GTATTTGCTGACCACAGCTCTAGTCACAACCCTATATATGTCGAAAGGGCGCAGCTATGGAATTTGCAAAGGCGCATGGTCTTCTTCGGGACTTCAGTATCTAGCATATTCAAAG GTCTAACAACAGAAGAAATACAACAATGCTTCTGGAGAG AATGCAGATCCTGTGATGACCAGTATTCTAAAccatggtgtgtgtgtgtgcgcgcgcgcgctcaaTCACCGTTCACAGTGTCCCAATAG
- the LOC120698517 gene encoding protein ROS1C-like isoform X5 produces MMMNPAQLATPDKYNSEHLWANGLYDEASKTENGTEASQPEPSAAAIFCDNHYDLEPAVPANTLETRVQHPHRSIAVLAERTDDDDMHTYQPMQKRPKTQINQSEQTPLPTPAVPKERTLNQIEMQIAGAEKTEIFRNEETPSQKIKTRRKKHRPKVIRENKLTKVQKSDSTPDGKSPNQKVKRRYVRKKRSLSSLEKCSDPASDQSISRGTGIAARRSASVRRSLQFEPEEQGVLGGGSSTANLHHQNYEKPVHARSSFCSESEVQIEHGLQVDMENSPGGLAFGMSLRLNKLIDEYIHLPEVTPKPAQEVSNASSGSLSTELARGQENVGRTCKPDDTSKSSLCNAERVVKTVMEGNKMNLELNYSDVDGFLSSARSMHEQSSRLSEVENHNDGESPLTGTQDSIILRTASEMLAFCQAGGIKKKRSARVRRNSFYSMMDLENNTSQASTRPQQPCMEPCMDDALCESSYIKFMTKKRSIKAILHYSSSIHPNDELKNRLSAGSIIYGVSNGSTKVSEETFPNSSPQTLDNERINFDTHCDVPEGSSANTSTGQYVDYLQGVASKLKHLDLNTEQVHITEMHLSRSTPAVISFGGTDGLSNALVPYGGGVMVPYERPLQLVKKQRPRAKVELDFETARVWNLLMGNTSEPDGTDVEKERWWQQEREIFQGRANSFIARMRLVQGDRRFSPWKGSVVDSVVGVFLTQNVADHLSSSAYMSLAATFPSRSVNSNWKDDVTTQNNEQTIRTSELGEKSVFDPFSDGAKPDRGVGCEDLSVTYEKIYMEPKDNTRASEWSEGETYSFGYKSANGSVCNHQGTGIEHKEVELTEPIELIQQTQIQKETSSSQSVSLETIQSRLSLASGIPRNFVGGSSSYQQLLRNFDRGRSLRGNDATTSEIECQRLRMAAINDYGFAKLGIPSSSAMPFIMTVDAQQPNLRNEPNLSSASSNSPSDSASPKIKNGTSSVFMPFDSYGAECSGNRTAGTTLNSAKTSTELPGEMTVETTRREDEYTLKSGFTSYNGVPDTAAQASRPKKTRTTSKKNTENFDWDKLRRQACSEDHMKKRSCERRDSVDWEAVRCADVQRISHAIRERGMNNILAERIQNFLNRLVRDHGSIDLEWLRDIPPDSAKDYLLSIRGLGLKSVECVRLLTLHHLAFPVDINVGRICVRLGWVPIQPLPESLQLHLLELYPVLETIQKYLWPRLCKLDQQTLYELHYQMITFGKVFCTKSKPNCNACPMRSECKHFASAFASARLALPAPQEKSLVESTNQFAFQNSSMYTMNSTNLPRLEGSIHARDFLPKNSEPIIEEPASPREEESPEAMENDIEDVYEDGEIPTIKLNMEAFAHNLENCIKESNKELQSDDIAKALVAISTEAASIPVPKLKNVHRLRTEHYVYELPDSHPLVQQLRLERREPDDPTPYLLAIWTPDEINEISKVPKPCCDPQMEGRLCNNEMCHSCTDEQENQYRYVRGTILVPCRTAMRGSFPLNGTYFQVNEVFADHSSSHNPIYVERAQLWNLQRRMVFFGTSVSSIFKGLTTEEIQQCFWRGFVCVRGFDMETRAPRPLCPHLHIVARPKSRKTAAAEQVP; encoded by the exons ATGATGATGAATCCTGCACAACTAGCCACTCCAGATAAATACAATTCTGAGCATCTTTGGGCAAATGGTCTATATGATGAAGCATCCAAGACTGAAAATGGAACAGAAGCTAGCCAACCGGAACCATCAGCAGCAGCAATTTTCTGTGATAACCATTATGATTTGGAACCAGCAGTTCCTGCAAACACCTTGGAAACACGAGTCCAGCATCCTCACAGATCAATTGCCGTTCTTGCAGAAAGaactgatgatgatgacatgCATACTTACCAGCCTATGCAAAAAAGGCCCAAGACACAAATCAATCAGAGTGAACAAACACCATTGCCAACACCAGCTGTACCCAAGGAGAGAACACTAAATCAAATTGAGATGCAGATTGCAGGTGCTGAGAAAACTGAAATCTTCAGGAATGAGGAAACCCCATCACAAAAAATCAAGACTCGGAGGAAAAAACACAGACCAAAGGTAATCAGAGAGAATAAGTTAACCAAAGTGCAAAAATCTGATTCAACACCAGATGGAAAATCTCCGAATCAGAAAGTTAAGAGAAGGTATGTCCGGAAGAAAAGAAGTCTCAGCTCTCTCGAGAAGTGTTCAGATCCTGCGAGTGATCAATCAATCTCTAGAGGAACAGGAATTGCAGCTAGAAGATCTGCATCAGTTCGAAGAAGCCTGCAATTTGAACCTGAAGAACAAGGAGTGCTGGGAGGCGGTTCATCAACGGCCAACTTGCACCACCAGAACTATGAGAAACCCGTCCATGCTCGAAGTTCATTCTGCTCAGAATCAGAAGTGCAGATTGAACATGGTCTACAAGTAGATATGGAAAATTCACCGGGAGGATTAGCTTTTGGCATGAGTCTCAGACTGAACAAATTGATAGACGAGTACATACATTTGCCAGAGGTCACACCAAAACCTGCACAAGAAGTTTCAAACGCAAGTTCTGGATCTTTAAGTACGGAACTAGCAAGGGGACAAGAAAATGTTGGAAGAACTTGCAAACCTGATGATACAAGCAAGTCCAGTTTGTGTAATGCAGAAAGGGTGGTAAAGACAGTAATGGAAGGAAACAAAATGAACCTGGAATTGAACTATTCTGATGTAGATGGTTTTCTTTCCTCAGCTAGGTCTATGCATGAACAGTCGAGTAGGTTATCAGAAGTGGAGAACCATAACGATGGTGAATCGCCCCTAACTGGCACACAGGATTCTATTATTTTGAGAACTGCCTCTGAGATGCTAGCATTTTGCCAAGCTGGTGGGATAAAAAAGAAGCGATCGGCCCGAGTCCGCAGAAATTCCTTCTATTCTATGATGGATCTCGAGAATAATACTTCACAAGCATCAACAAGACCGCAACAGCCATGCATGGAGCCATGCATGGATGATGCTCTGTGTGAAAGTTCGTACATTAAGTTTATGACCAAAAAACGGTCAATAAAAGCAATACTGCACTATTCCAGTTCCATTCATCCAAATGATGAGCTAAAAAATAGGCTTTCAGCTGGAAGTATTATTTATGGTGTATCTAATGGATCCACCAAAGTATCAGAAGAGACATTTCCAAACTCATCACCTCAGACCCTGGACAATGAAAGAATCAACTTTGATACTCATTGTGATGTACCAGAAGGGAGCTCAGCAAATACATCAACAGGACAATATGTGGATTACCTTCAAGGAGTTGCCTCAAAGCTGAAACATCTTGATTTGAACACTGAACAGGTGCACATAACTGAGATGCATTTATCTCGGAGCACACCTGCTGTCATTTCTTTTGGAGGAACAGATGGTCTATCAAATGCTCTTGTCCCATATGGTGGTGGGGTGATGGTTCCATATGAGAGGCCCTTGCAGTTGGTCAAAAAGCAGCGGCCTCGGGCTAAGGTTGAGTTGGATTTTGAGACAGCAAGAGTTTGGAATCTTTTGATGGGGAACACAAGTGAGCCTGATGGAACTGATGTTGAGAAGGAGAGATGGTGGCAGCAAGAAAGAGAAATTTTTCAAGGCCGTGCTAATTCGTTTATAGCACGCATGCGACTTGTTCAAG GGGACAGGCGCTTTTCCCCTTGGAAAGGATCTGTAGTTGACTCTGTAGTTGGAGTATTCCTCACTCAGAATGTAGCTGATCATCTTTCAAG CTCTGCCTATATGTCCCTTGCTGCAACTTTTCCATCAAGGTCAGTCAACAGCAACTGGAAGGATGATGTTACCACCCAAAACAATGAACAAACCATCAGGACGAGTGAACTAGGAGAAAAAAGCGTATTTGACCCTTTCTCCGATGGTGCCAAACCTGATAGAGGAGTGGGTTGTGAGGATCTATCAGTGACCTATGAGAAAATATATATGGAGCCAAAGGACAATACTAGGGCTAGTGAATGGAGTGAAGGTGAAACTTATTCCTTTGGTTACAAATCAGCAAATGGAAGTGTTTGCAATCACCAAGGGACAGGAATAGAACATAAAGAGGTAGAATTAACCGAGCCTATAGAACTCATCCAGCAGACGCAGATCCAGAAGGAAACCTCATCCTCTCAAAGTGTTTCTTTGGAAACTATTCAATCAAGATTATCTTTGGCTTCTGGGATACCTAGAAATTTTGTTGGTGGTAGTTCCTCCTATCAGCAGCTCTTAAGAAATTTTGACCGTGGAAGATCATTAAGAGGAAACGATGCCACAACCAGTGAGATTGAATGCCAGAGACTCCGAATGGCAGCAATAAACGATTATGGATTTGCTAAACTTGGGATTCCTTCTAGTTCTGCTATGCCATTTATCATGACTGTTGATGCTCAACAACCAAATTTGAGAAATGAGCCAAATTTGTCTTCAGCATCTTCCAACAGTCCTTCAGATTCTGCATCACCAAAAATTAAAAATGGTACGAGTTCTGTTTTCATGCCTTTTGATTCCTATGGTGCAGAGTGTAGTGGTAATAGGACAGCTGGCACCACTCTGAACTCCGCAAAAACAAGCACAGAGCTTCCAG GTGAAATGACAGTGGAAACAACAAGAAGAGAAGATGAATATACATTGAAATCTGGATTTACTTCCTATAATGGAGTACCAGATACAGCAGCACAAGCATCAAGGCCAAAGAAAACAAGAACCACAAGTAAAAAGAATACAGAGAATTTTGACTGGGATAAATTACGAAGGCAGGCTTGTAGTGAAGACCACATGAAAAAAAGAAGTTGTGAAAGACGAGACTCTGTAGATTGGGAAGCAGTAAGGTGTGCAGATGTGCAAAGAATATCCCACGCCATTCGGGAAAGGGGAATGAATAATATTTTAGCAGAGCGAATACAG AATTTTCTGAATCGTTTGGTTAGAGACCATGGGAGCATTGATCTTGAGTGGCTCAGGGATATCCCCCCAGACTCTGCAAA GGATTACCTGCTAAGTATACGTGGACTGGGGCTTAAAAGTGTTGAATGCGTTCGTCTTCTCACACTGCATCATCTTGCCTTCCCT GTTGACATCAATGTTGGTCGCATATGTGTAAGATTGGGGTGGGTGCCCATTCAACCCCTTCCTGAGTCTCTACAGTTACATCTCTTGGAGCT ATATCCTGTGTTGGAAACTATACAAAAATATCTTTGGCCCCGCCTTTGCAAACTCGATCAACAAACATT GTATGAGCTACATTACCAGATGATTACCTTTGGGAAG GTCTTTTGTACCAAAAGCAAGCCAAATTGCAATGCATGCCCAATGAGGAGTGAGTGCAAGCATTTTGCAAGTGCCTTTGCGAG TGCAAGGCTTGCACTTCCTGCTCCTCAGGAGAAAAGCTTAGTGGAGTCAACAAATCAATTTGCTTTCCAGAATAGCAGCATGTACACTATGAATTCGACTAATCTGCCTCGCCTTGAGGGGAGTATCCATGCAAGGGACTTTCTTCCTAAGAACTCAGAGCCAATAATCGAGGAGCCTGCAAGTCCAAGAGAGGAAGAATCCCCAGAAGCAATGGAAAATGATATTGAAGATGTTTATGAAGATGGTGAAATTCCAACAATAAAGCTTAACATGGAAGCTTTTGCACATAACTTAGAAAATTGCATTAAAGAAAGCAATAAGGAACTCCAGTCTGATGATATTGCAAAAGCATTGGTTGCTATCAGCACTGAAGCAGCTTCAATTCCTGTACCTAAACTAAAGAATGTGCACAGGCTCCGAACAGAACACTATGT ATACGAACTTCCAGATTCACATCCACTTGTACAACAG CTAAGACTTGAACGGCGGGAGCCTGATGATCCTACCCCATACTTATTGGCCATATGGACACCAG ACGAAATAAATGAAATAAGCAAGGTACCAAAACCATGCTGCGACCCGCAAATGGAAGGCAGATTATGCAATAATGAGATGTGCCACAGTTGTACTGATGAGCAAGAGAATCAATACCGATATGTGAGAGGCACAATTTTG GTTCCTTGTCGAACAGCTATGAGGGGTAGTTTCCCACTGAATGGCACTTACTTTCAAGTCAACGAG GTATTTGCTGACCACAGCTCTAGTCACAACCCTATATATGTCGAAAGGGCGCAGCTATGGAATTTGCAAAGGCGCATGGTCTTCTTCGGGACTTCAGTATCTAGCATATTCAAAG GTCTAACAACAGAAGAAATACAACAATGCTTCTGGAGAG GATTTGTCTGTGTGCGAGGATTCGACATGGAGACAAGGGCACCAAGGCCTCTGTGCCCTCATTTGCATATTGTAGCAAGGCCGAAATCCCGCAAGACAGCAGCAGCTGAGCAAGTACCGTAA